In one Bosea sp. RAC05 genomic region, the following are encoded:
- a CDS encoding alpha/beta fold hydrolase, with amino-acid sequence MMSNRTEAAANGPARRDLLTGIALAAATATAASLPAGEAAAQSTAAKEAPGRRARPIVDGDHILTREGVRLYFKDWGPKDGPVVTLSHGWPLSSDSWENQAFFLASNGFRVISHDRRGHGRSSQVWDGNDMDHYADDLAEVIEALDLKNVSAFGFSTGGGEVARYVGRHGTKRLARVGFIAAVTPIMLRKPSNPDGVPLEVFDGIRKGFLADRGQLFRDIAAGPFFGYNRPGAKASAGAIEAWYAQGMQAGFKNTYDSIKAFSETDFVADLKKVDRPTLIVHGDDDQIVPIETTARAVKRLLPSAILKVYEGAPHGLSETHKDRLNQDMLAFLKA; translated from the coding sequence ATCATGTCGAACCGCACCGAAGCCGCCGCCAACGGACCCGCCCGCCGCGACCTGCTGACCGGGATCGCGCTCGCCGCCGCAACCGCGACCGCCGCGTCCCTGCCCGCGGGCGAAGCCGCTGCCCAATCGACGGCGGCGAAGGAGGCGCCTGGGCGCCGGGCCAGGCCGATCGTCGATGGCGACCACATCCTCACCCGCGAAGGTGTCCGGCTCTACTTCAAGGACTGGGGTCCGAAGGACGGCCCGGTCGTGACGCTGAGCCATGGCTGGCCGCTCTCCTCCGACAGCTGGGAGAACCAGGCGTTCTTTCTCGCCAGCAACGGCTTCCGGGTCATCAGCCATGACCGGCGCGGCCATGGCCGGTCCAGCCAGGTCTGGGACGGCAACGATATGGACCATTACGCCGACGATCTGGCGGAGGTGATCGAGGCGCTCGATCTGAAGAACGTTTCAGCCTTCGGCTTCTCGACCGGCGGCGGCGAGGTGGCGCGCTATGTCGGCCGCCACGGCACCAAGCGGCTCGCCAGGGTCGGCTTCATCGCCGCGGTGACGCCGATCATGCTGCGCAAGCCCAGCAATCCCGACGGTGTGCCGCTGGAGGTCTTCGACGGCATCCGCAAGGGCTTCCTCGCCGATCGTGGCCAGCTCTTCCGCGATATCGCGGCAGGCCCCTTCTTCGGCTACAACCGCCCCGGCGCCAAGGCGAGCGCGGGTGCGATCGAGGCCTGGTATGCGCAGGGCATGCAGGCGGGCTTCAAGAACACCTATGACTCGATCAAGGCGTTCTCGGAGACCGACTTCGTCGCGGATCTGAAGAAGGTCGACCGGCCGACGCTGATCGTCCATGGTGACGACGACCAGATCGTCCCGATCGAGACGACCGCGCGCGCCGTGAAGCGGCTGCTGCCGAGCGCGATCCTGAAGGTCTATGAGGGCGCCCCGCACGGCCTCTCCGAGACCCACAAGGACCGCCTTAACCAGGACATGCTCGCCTTCCTCAAGGCCTGA
- a CDS encoding YitT family protein gives MSQTTAPLASSTERHRLYEDALAILLGTLMVSIGIALFAKATIMTGGAAGLALLLQYATGLDFGLLFSAVNLPFYWLAFRRMGLPFTLRTFVAVGLVSLLVQATPLWIDIASVQPLYAALAGGSIMGLGLLALARHRTAIGGVNILALYLQEKRGWRAGWVQLAIDAGIFLGAAFVLPPDRLAISLVGTLVLNAVLGMNHKPGRYMGVS, from the coding sequence ATGTCGCAGACCACCGCACCCCTGGCCTCGTCGACGGAGCGGCACCGGCTCTATGAGGACGCGCTGGCGATCCTGCTGGGCACGCTGATGGTCTCGATCGGCATCGCCCTCTTCGCCAAGGCGACGATCATGACCGGCGGTGCCGCGGGGCTTGCCCTGCTGCTGCAATATGCGACCGGGCTCGATTTCGGCCTGCTCTTCTCGGCGGTCAACCTGCCCTTCTACTGGCTCGCCTTCCGGCGCATGGGGCTGCCCTTCACCCTGCGTACCTTCGTCGCGGTCGGGCTGGTCTCGCTGCTGGTCCAGGCAACGCCGCTCTGGATCGACATCGCCAGCGTCCAGCCGCTCTACGCCGCGCTGGCCGGCGGCAGCATCATGGGGCTGGGTCTGCTGGCACTCGCCCGCCACCGCACCGCCATCGGCGGCGTCAACATCCTCGCGCTCTACCTGCAGGAGAAGCGCGGCTGGCGCGCCGGCTGGGTGCAGTTGGCCATCGACGCCGGCATCTTCCTCGGGGCGGCCTTCGTGCTGCCGCCAGACCGGCTGGCGATCTCGCTGGTCGGCACGCTCGTCCTCAACGCGGTGCTCGGCATGAACCACAAGCCGGGCCGCTATATGGGCGTCTCCTGA
- a CDS encoding glycoside hydrolase family 3 N-terminal domain-containing protein has product MISRLAAPLLALGLVLPVATTTAQAQAAPSAAATPVAWKTGREAAAIERRIDALLAKMTLEEKVGQLHLSGRGDGFDIAQVKAGRMGAVMNFVVPAEVLAVQKAVRESRLKIPLIIGLDAVHGFSTYFPLPLGQAASWNPALIEQAAYWTGREAAAAGINWTFAPMVDMSRDPRWGRVLEGAGEDVHLASVVAAARTRGYQRGGVATSVKHFVGYGAGEAGRDYNSTWIPTSQLFDLHLPPFKASFDAGSMTAMAAFNALNGMPATAHRGMLTDLLRGQWGFRGFVTSDFGSITELRLHGIAMDDAEAARKALLAGIDMDMMGDVYHKHLAAEVRAGRVPVKALDEAARRVLRVKFHLGLFDKPDVDPAAAPAMMQTQGARDVALRAAQEGAMLLKNAGDILPIRPSVKSVAVIGAMARPEDERVWTDPAGLGRRVVQPLPEALKERLPADVAVTYEPAFTKACGTEFADREAAIRAAAASDLIIAMLGEDCEFMGEGASRTRLDLPGVQQPLLEALVATGKPVVLVLATGRPLVLTWADAHVAAILQTFHGGTEGRTAIADILTGKVNPSGRVPMSFPRSVGQIPVYYDHLPTGRPQKIRQRYESIFIDEANEPLYPFGHGLSYTRFTYANARVSKPSMRLGGSVEVSVDVTNAGPRDGQEVVQLYVRQPVASRSRPVRQLKAFDKPMLRAGETRTVTFRLEGSRLGAHDDAGRYVVEPGLVEIYLGGSSQTSVMTQVMLTKS; this is encoded by the coding sequence ATGATCTCGCGGCTCGCCGCTCCGCTTCTCGCCCTCGGCCTCGTCCTGCCCGTCGCCACGACCACCGCACAGGCCCAGGCCGCGCCGTCGGCCGCGGCCACGCCGGTGGCCTGGAAGACCGGGCGCGAGGCCGCCGCGATCGAGCGGCGCATCGACGCGCTGCTGGCGAAGATGACGCTAGAGGAAAAGGTCGGCCAACTGCACCTGTCGGGGCGCGGTGACGGCTTCGACATCGCTCAGGTCAAGGCCGGGCGCATGGGCGCGGTCATGAACTTCGTCGTGCCGGCCGAGGTGCTGGCGGTCCAGAAGGCGGTGCGCGAGAGCCGGCTGAAGATTCCGCTGATCATCGGGCTCGATGCCGTCCACGGCTTCTCGACCTATTTTCCCCTGCCGCTCGGCCAGGCCGCGAGCTGGAACCCGGCGCTGATCGAGCAGGCCGCCTACTGGACCGGGCGCGAGGCCGCGGCCGCCGGCATCAACTGGACCTTCGCGCCGATGGTCGACATGTCGCGCGACCCGCGCTGGGGCCGCGTGCTGGAAGGCGCGGGCGAAGACGTCCATCTGGCGTCCGTCGTGGCGGCGGCGCGCACGCGCGGCTACCAGCGCGGCGGCGTCGCGACCTCGGTCAAGCACTTCGTCGGCTATGGCGCGGGCGAGGCCGGGCGCGACTACAACTCGACCTGGATCCCGACCAGCCAGCTCTTCGACCTGCATCTGCCGCCCTTCAAGGCCTCCTTCGACGCGGGCTCGATGACCGCGATGGCGGCCTTCAACGCCCTGAACGGCATGCCGGCGACCGCCCACAGGGGCATGCTGACGGACCTGCTGCGCGGGCAATGGGGCTTCCGCGGCTTCGTCACATCGGATTTCGGCTCGATCACGGAGCTGCGCCTGCATGGCATCGCCATGGATGACGCGGAGGCCGCGCGCAAGGCGCTGCTCGCGGGCATCGACATGGACATGATGGGCGACGTCTACCACAAGCACCTCGCCGCCGAGGTGCGGGCCGGGCGCGTGCCGGTGAAGGCGCTGGACGAGGCGGCGCGGCGGGTGCTGCGGGTCAAGTTCCATCTCGGCCTGTTCGACAAGCCCGATGTCGACCCCGCTGCGGCGCCGGCGATGATGCAGACGCAGGGCGCGCGCGACGTGGCGCTGCGGGCGGCGCAGGAAGGCGCGATGCTGCTCAAGAATGCCGGCGACATCCTGCCGATCCGCCCTTCGGTGAAATCCGTCGCGGTGATCGGGGCGATGGCGCGGCCCGAGGACGAGCGCGTCTGGACCGACCCGGCCGGCCTCGGCCGGCGCGTCGTGCAACCCTTGCCCGAGGCGCTGAAGGAGCGCCTGCCGGCGGATGTCGCGGTGACCTATGAGCCGGCATTCACCAAGGCCTGCGGCACCGAGTTCGCCGACAGGGAGGCCGCGATCCGGGCCGCGGCGGCCAGCGACCTGATCATCGCCATGCTCGGCGAGGATTGCGAGTTCATGGGGGAGGGCGCCTCGCGCACCAGGCTCGATCTCCCGGGCGTGCAGCAGCCGCTGCTGGAAGCGCTGGTGGCCACCGGCAAACCGGTCGTGCTGGTTCTGGCCACCGGGCGTCCGCTCGTCCTGACCTGGGCCGATGCCCATGTCGCAGCCATCCTGCAGACCTTCCATGGCGGCACGGAAGGGCGCACGGCCATCGCCGACATCCTGACCGGCAAGGTCAATCCGTCGGGCCGGGTGCCGATGAGCTTTCCGCGCTCCGTCGGGCAGATCCCGGTCTATTACGATCATCTGCCGACGGGGCGGCCGCAGAAGATCCGCCAGCGCTATGAATCGATCTTTATCGACGAGGCCAACGAGCCGCTCTACCCCTTCGGCCACGGCCTGTCCTACACCCGCTTCACCTACGCCAATGCGCGGGTCTCGAAGCCGAGCATGAGGCTGGGCGGGTCCGTCGAGGTCTCGGTCGACGTCACCAATGCCGGCCCGCGCGACGGGCAGGAGGTGGTGCAGCTTTATGTCCGCCAGCCGGTCGCGAGCCGCTCCCGGCCGGTCCGCCAACTCAAGGCCTTCGACAAGCCGATGCTGCGTGCCGGCGAGACGCGCACCGTGACGTTCCGGCTCGAGGGCAGCCGCCTCGGGGCCCATGATGACGCGGGCCGCTACGTCGTCGAGCCCGGTCTGGTCGAGATATATCTAGGCGGCTCCTCGCAAACCTCGGTGATGACGCAGGTGATGTTGACCAAGTCTTGA
- a CDS encoding type II toxin-antitoxin system VapC family toxin has translation MKLLLDSHVLLWWSGLHSGRLPEAIVRAIGEAEQLFVSVATIWELEIKRNTGKIAFPAEAWTRVESIGLSWLPIERDDAVAAGRLPLLHRDPFDRMLIAQAMQRGLTLATADRTLADYGVAILAV, from the coding sequence ATGAAGCTGCTTCTGGACAGTCATGTTCTGCTCTGGTGGTCGGGGCTTCACAGCGGTCGTCTGCCGGAGGCTATCGTGCGGGCGATCGGCGAAGCTGAGCAACTCTTCGTCAGCGTCGCGACGATCTGGGAACTCGAGATCAAGCGCAACACGGGAAAGATCGCCTTTCCTGCCGAGGCCTGGACGAGGGTCGAGTCGATCGGCCTTTCCTGGCTTCCGATCGAGCGCGACGATGCGGTGGCAGCAGGTCGCCTGCCGCTGCTTCATCGTGATCCGTTCGATCGAATGCTGATTGCGCAGGCCATGCAGAGAGGCCTGACACTGGCGACAGCCGACCGTACCCTGGCGGACTACGGGGTCGCGATCCTCGCCGTTTAG
- a CDS encoding type II toxin-antitoxin system Phd/YefM family antitoxin, with protein sequence MTVVNVHEAKTQLSRLIEQALRGEEVVIARNGVPAVKLVQIDQAAARKPWREPGQLAGLFVEVDPDWWKPDDDLADLFEGSDSFENRVLAKRDGSP encoded by the coding sequence ATGACCGTCGTCAACGTCCATGAGGCCAAGACGCAGCTGTCTCGCCTGATCGAACAGGCGTTGCGGGGCGAAGAGGTCGTGATCGCGCGCAACGGCGTGCCTGCGGTCAAGCTGGTGCAGATCGATCAGGCCGCAGCACGCAAGCCCTGGCGTGAGCCTGGCCAACTGGCGGGATTGTTCGTCGAGGTCGACCCCGACTGGTGGAAGCCGGACGATGACCTGGCGGATCTGTTCGAGGGAAGCGACAGCTTCGAGAACCGCGTGCTGGCCAAGCGCGACGGCTCGCCATGA
- a CDS encoding MarR family winged helix-turn-helix transcriptional regulator has translation MPAAQPPLPPSGPKLSEFLCFALYSASHAFNRLYKPLLDELGLTYPQYLVMVTLWERDDRTVGEIGEQLFLESNTLTPLLKRMEAAGLVSRSRDPADERQVRLRLTGEGRALLDKARSVPPCVLEATGLTAQQARELTDQIGALRTTLSR, from the coding sequence ATGCCCGCCGCCCAGCCCCCTCTCCCGCCCTCCGGGCCGAAGCTCAGCGAATTCCTCTGCTTCGCGCTTTATTCCGCCAGCCACGCCTTCAACCGGCTCTACAAGCCGCTTCTCGACGAACTCGGCCTGACCTACCCGCAATATCTGGTGATGGTGACGCTCTGGGAGCGCGACGACCGCACCGTCGGCGAGATCGGCGAGCAGCTCTTCCTCGAGTCGAACACGCTGACGCCGCTGCTGAAGCGGATGGAGGCGGCGGGGCTGGTCTCACGCAGCCGCGACCCGGCCGACGAGCGCCAGGTCCGGCTGCGACTGACCGGCGAAGGGCGCGCCCTGCTCGACAAGGCCCGCAGCGTCCCGCCCTGCGTGCTCGAGGCGACGGGGCTGACCGCCCAACAGGCCCGTGAACTCACGGACCAGATCGGCGCCCTGCGGACGACGCTGTCGCGGTGA
- the ettA gene encoding energy-dependent translational throttle protein EttA, translated as MSRQFIYHMRGLSKTYPGGKQVLKDIHLSFYPDAKIGVLGVNGAGKSTLLKIMAGFDKEWTGEAWVAEGARVGYLPQEPKLDETLNVRDNVMLGVAPQKAVLDRYNELAMNYSDETADEMTALQDEIEAKGLWDLDSKVDQAMDALRCPPDDWEVAKLSGGERRRVALCKLLLEQPELLLLDEPTNHLDAETTAWLEGHLRTYPGAILIVTHDRYFLDNVTSWILELDRGQGIPYEGNYSAWSVQKQKRLAQENREDVSRQKTLEREQEWISASPKARQAKSKARIQRYDELVQKANNKGPDTAQIIIPIAERLGNNVVDFENISKGFQDKLLIDGLTFKLPPGGIVGVIGPNGAGKTTLFRMITGQDKPDAGTIKIGESVTLGYVDQSRDSLDDKKNVWEEISGGNDILYLGKREINSRAYCSTFNFKGGDQQKKVGSLSGGERNRVHLAKMLKAGSNVLLLDEPTNDLDVDTLRALEEALEDYAGCAVIISHDRWFLDRIATHILAFEGDSHVEWFEGNFADYEEDKKRRLGIDSTIPKRIQYKKFSR; from the coding sequence ATGTCCCGCCAGTTCATCTACCATATGCGCGGCCTGTCGAAGACCTATCCGGGCGGCAAGCAGGTTCTCAAGGACATCCACCTGTCCTTCTATCCGGACGCCAAGATCGGCGTGCTCGGCGTCAACGGCGCGGGCAAGTCGACGCTGCTCAAGATCATGGCCGGCTTCGACAAGGAGTGGACCGGCGAGGCCTGGGTCGCCGAGGGCGCGCGCGTCGGCTACCTGCCGCAGGAGCCCAAGCTCGACGAGACGCTGAACGTCCGCGACAACGTCATGCTCGGCGTCGCACCGCAGAAGGCCGTGCTCGACCGCTACAACGAGCTCGCCATGAACTACTCGGACGAGACCGCCGACGAGATGACGGCGCTGCAGGACGAGATCGAGGCCAAGGGGCTGTGGGATCTCGATTCCAAGGTCGACCAGGCGATGGACGCGCTGCGCTGCCCGCCCGACGACTGGGAGGTCGCCAAGCTCTCGGGCGGCGAGCGCCGCCGCGTCGCGCTCTGCAAGCTCCTGCTGGAGCAGCCGGAACTGCTGCTGCTCGACGAGCCGACCAACCATCTGGACGCCGAGACGACCGCCTGGCTTGAAGGCCATCTGCGGACCTATCCGGGCGCGATCCTGATCGTGACCCACGATCGCTACTTCCTCGACAACGTCACCAGCTGGATCCTCGAGCTCGATCGCGGCCAGGGCATCCCCTATGAGGGCAACTACTCGGCCTGGTCGGTGCAGAAGCAGAAGCGCCTCGCCCAGGAGAACCGCGAGGACGTCTCCCGCCAGAAGACGCTGGAGCGCGAGCAGGAGTGGATCTCGGCCTCGCCCAAGGCCCGCCAGGCCAAGAGCAAGGCGCGCATCCAGCGCTATGACGAACTCGTCCAGAAGGCCAACAACAAGGGCCCCGACACCGCACAGATCATCATCCCGATCGCCGAGCGGCTGGGCAACAACGTCGTCGATTTCGAGAACATCTCGAAGGGCTTCCAGGACAAGCTGCTGATCGACGGGCTGACCTTCAAGCTGCCGCCGGGCGGCATCGTCGGTGTGATCGGCCCCAACGGCGCCGGCAAGACGACGCTGTTCCGGATGATCACGGGCCAGGACAAGCCCGATGCCGGCACGATCAAGATCGGCGAGAGCGTGACACTCGGCTATGTCGACCAGAGCCGCGACTCGCTCGATGACAAGAAGAACGTCTGGGAGGAGATCTCGGGCGGCAACGACATCCTCTATCTCGGCAAGCGCGAGATCAATTCGCGTGCCTATTGCTCGACCTTCAACTTCAAGGGCGGCGACCAGCAGAAGAAGGTAGGCTCGCTCTCGGGCGGCGAGCGCAACCGCGTCCATCTCGCGAAGATGCTGAAGGCCGGCTCCAACGTCCTGCTGCTCGACGAGCCGACCAACGACCTCGACGTCGACACGCTGCGGGCGCTGGAGGAGGCGCTGGAGGATTACGCCGGCTGCGCCGTGATCATCAGCCACGATCGCTGGTTCCTCGACCGCATCGCGACCCATATCCTCGCCTTCGAGGGCGACAGCCATGTCGAGTGGTTCGAGGGCAACTTCGCCGATTACGAGGAAGACAAGAAGCGTCGCCTCGGCATCGACTCCACGATCCCCAAGCGCATCCAGTACAAGAAGTTCTCGCGCTGA
- a CDS encoding alpha-hydroxy acid oxidase encodes MAQPLTIEDLRLLAKRRVPRMFYDYADSGAWTEGTYRANETDFAKIKLRQRVAVDMTNRTLESTMIGEKVAMPVALAPTGMTGMQHADGEILAAKAAAKAGVPFTLSTMSICSIEDIANHTGNPFWFQLYVMKDRDFSARLIERAKRAGVSALVLTLDLQILGQRHKDIRNGLSAPPKPTLANLINLATKPRWCLKMLDTPRRSFGNIVGHVSGVADMSSLSSWTADQFDPRLDWDDVKRIKDQWGGKLIIKGILDPEDAEMAAQSGADALIVSNHGGRQLDGALSSIESLPAIVDQVGNRIEVHFDGGIRSGQDIIKAIALGAHSTYIGRAFLYGLGAMGEAGVTRCLEIIRKELDVTMALCGLRDIKAVDEKILVGGREGAMQRLAAPN; translated from the coding sequence ATGGCCCAGCCCCTGACCATCGAAGATCTGCGCCTGCTGGCGAAGCGCCGGGTGCCGCGCATGTTCTACGACTACGCCGATTCCGGCGCCTGGACGGAGGGCACCTACCGCGCCAACGAGACCGACTTCGCCAAGATCAAGCTGCGCCAGCGCGTCGCGGTCGACATGACCAACCGCACGCTGGAATCGACCATGATCGGCGAAAAGGTCGCGATGCCCGTCGCGCTCGCCCCCACTGGCATGACCGGGATGCAGCATGCCGATGGCGAGATCCTCGCCGCGAAGGCCGCGGCCAAGGCCGGCGTGCCCTTCACCCTCTCGACCATGAGCATCTGCTCGATCGAGGACATCGCCAACCACACCGGAAACCCGTTCTGGTTCCAGCTCTACGTCATGAAGGACCGCGACTTCAGCGCGCGGCTGATCGAGCGGGCCAAGCGCGCCGGCGTCTCGGCGCTCGTCCTGACGCTCGACCTGCAGATCCTCGGCCAGCGCCACAAGGATATCCGCAACGGCCTCTCCGCCCCGCCCAAGCCGACGCTCGCCAATCTGATCAACCTCGCGACCAAGCCGCGCTGGTGCCTAAAGATGCTCGACACGCCGCGGCGCAGCTTCGGCAACATCGTAGGCCATGTCTCGGGCGTCGCCGACATGTCCTCGCTGTCCTCATGGACGGCCGACCAATTCGATCCCCGCCTCGACTGGGACGACGTCAAGCGGATCAAGGACCAGTGGGGCGGCAAGCTCATCATCAAGGGCATCCTCGATCCCGAAGACGCTGAGATGGCCGCCCAGAGCGGCGCCGACGCGCTGATCGTCTCCAACCATGGTGGTCGCCAGCTCGACGGTGCGCTCTCCTCGATCGAGTCGCTCCCGGCCATCGTCGACCAGGTCGGCAACCGCATCGAGGTGCATTTCGACGGCGGCATCCGCTCGGGCCAGGACATCATCAAGGCGATCGCGCTCGGCGCGCACAGCACCTATATCGGCCGTGCCTTCCTCTATGGGCTCGGCGCGATGGGCGAGGCCGGCGTCACGCGCTGCCTCGAGATCATCCGCAAGGAACTCGACGTCACCATGGCGCTCTGCGGCCTGCGCGACATCAAGGCGGTCGACGAGAAGATCCTCGTCGGCGGCCGCGAGGGCGCGATGCAGCGGCTGGCGGCGCCGAACTGA